In the genome of Pseudochaenichthys georgianus unplaced genomic scaffold, fPseGeo1.2 scaffold_1764_arrow_ctg1, whole genome shotgun sequence, one region contains:
- the LOC117441521 gene encoding corticoliberin — MKLLLWLVVLLAPLPAEGLPLLPRHLLLPRPLLLHLGEELSLRVGGGSPEGVGEKEKRSEEPPLSLDLTFHLLREVLQIARNERLNQQATSNRALMDSFGK, encoded by the coding sequence ATGAAGCTGCTGCTCTGGCTCGTGGTTCTGCtcgcccccctccctgctgagGGCCTCCCCCTCTTGCCCCGCCACCTGCTCTTGCCCCGCCCCCTGCTGCTCCACCTGGGGGAGGAGCTCTCCCTCCGGGTGGGGGGGGGCTCCCCTGAGGGGGTGGGGGAGAAGGAGAAGAGGTCTGAGgagccccccctctctctggaccTCACCTTTCACCTGCTGAGGGAGGTTCTGCAGATAGCCCGCAATGAGAGGCTGAACCAGCAGGCCACCAGCAACAGGGCCCTGATGGACAGCTTCGGGAAGTGA